A portion of the Paenibacillus hamazuiensis genome contains these proteins:
- a CDS encoding glycoside hydrolase family 78 protein, whose protein sequence is MSLTIRRLRVEGTKRPLGLDTLRPRFSWLLESEQTAQMQSAYRILVASGEEPLRRGEADVWDSGKVESDRSVQIVYEGAPLESGKVYYWKVQVWDRSGEASDWSGIEYWSMGLLGQSEWKSSWIGKTMDSEAELPPALYLRKEFTVDRPVRRATLYSTALGVYEPHLNGSQVGDHRFAPGWTDYNIRTQYQTFDVTGSVRIGANALGAILGTGWYAGHVGMMGRQIYGTSPRLLMQLELEYEDGKRELVISDGSWSMNTGPIAYSDILMGETYDAREEWPGWDVPGFAESGWQRAETFEPYEGKLVAQIDPPVRVTESLVPVKMWRTEWGTFMFDMGQNMVGWVRLKAGGVAGTRISVSHAEMLQEDGRLYTENLRRAVQKDVYVLRGEGVETFEPHFTFHGFRFVEVEGLAGEPSADTVTGRVVHSDTPAVGALMTSDEMVNRLISNIRWGQRGNYLSVPTDCPQRDERLGWTGDAQIFIRTASYNMDVSRFFVKYMNDITDFQSPEGAFPDVAPDAGWFEFKQVSSVKWFAPDNAGWGDAGVIIPWTLYLMYEDRAILEDNYDAMKRWVEYLKANSNNLIRPDYANYGDWLSINADTPKDVLATAYFAYSAKLFSQIAGVLGRSEDERRYRELFEQIGEAFVREYVDETGMIRGDTQTVYVLALYFGLLPEKLKPLAVNRLEQLIRENGNHLSTGFLGVGYLLPALTENGLEELAYTLLHQDTFPSWLYSVRHGATTIWERWDGWTDMGGFQDPGMNSFNHYSLGSVGEWMYRYMAGIDADPQQPGFKHIVIHPRPGGRLTEVRASFESGYGLIGSSWKKKGDRFTLEIDVPVNTTATVYVPDGELTVPAGAEELPASAAGKRTFRVGSGRYEFVSRSLG, encoded by the coding sequence ATGAGTTTAACCATACGCAGACTGAGGGTGGAAGGAACTAAGCGCCCTTTGGGTCTGGATACGCTGCGGCCCAGATTCAGCTGGCTGCTGGAGTCGGAGCAAACGGCGCAAATGCAAAGCGCTTACCGTATTCTTGTCGCGTCCGGGGAAGAGCCGCTTCGGCGCGGCGAAGCGGATGTGTGGGACAGCGGGAAAGTCGAATCGGACCGTTCCGTACAAATTGTCTACGAGGGAGCTCCGCTTGAATCGGGCAAAGTTTACTATTGGAAGGTGCAGGTGTGGGACCGGTCGGGAGAAGCGTCCGATTGGAGCGGCATCGAGTATTGGTCGATGGGGCTGCTCGGGCAAAGCGAATGGAAATCGTCCTGGATCGGCAAAACGATGGACAGTGAAGCGGAGCTTCCCCCGGCGTTATATTTGCGCAAGGAGTTCACGGTCGACCGTCCGGTACGGAGAGCCACGCTCTACAGTACGGCGCTCGGCGTTTACGAACCGCACTTGAACGGCTCGCAGGTCGGCGATCACCGCTTCGCTCCCGGCTGGACCGATTATAACATTCGCACGCAGTACCAGACGTTCGATGTGACGGGCTCGGTCCGGATCGGGGCCAACGCGCTCGGCGCCATTCTCGGCACGGGCTGGTACGCCGGTCATGTCGGCATGATGGGCCGGCAAATTTACGGCACAAGCCCGCGCCTCCTGATGCAGCTTGAGCTGGAGTACGAGGACGGCAAGCGCGAGCTGGTTATATCCGACGGGTCGTGGAGCATGAATACCGGGCCGATCGCATACTCGGACATTTTGATGGGGGAAACGTACGATGCCCGTGAGGAATGGCCGGGCTGGGACGTCCCCGGATTCGCGGAAAGCGGCTGGCAGCGGGCGGAGACGTTCGAGCCTTACGAAGGCAAGCTGGTGGCGCAAATCGATCCGCCCGTGCGCGTGACGGAGTCGCTTGTGCCGGTCAAAATGTGGCGCACCGAATGGGGCACGTTTATGTTCGACATGGGCCAAAACATGGTCGGCTGGGTGCGCCTCAAGGCTGGCGGCGTGGCAGGCACACGCATCTCCGTCAGCCATGCCGAGATGCTGCAGGAAGACGGGCGCCTGTACACGGAAAATTTGCGCCGGGCGGTGCAAAAGGACGTTTACGTGCTGCGCGGCGAAGGCGTCGAAACGTTCGAGCCGCATTTTACGTTCCATGGCTTCCGCTTCGTCGAGGTGGAAGGGCTTGCCGGTGAACCGTCGGCGGACACCGTGACCGGCAGAGTCGTTCATTCCGACACGCCGGCGGTCGGAGCGCTGATGACGTCCGACGAGATGGTTAACCGGCTGATCAGCAACATCCGCTGGGGCCAGCGCGGCAACTATTTGAGCGTGCCGACGGACTGCCCGCAGCGCGACGAGCGGCTCGGCTGGACGGGCGACGCGCAAATTTTCATCCGCACCGCGTCGTACAACATGGACGTTTCGCGTTTTTTCGTCAAGTATATGAACGACATCACCGACTTCCAAAGCCCGGAAGGCGCTTTCCCCGATGTCGCTCCGGATGCGGGCTGGTTCGAGTTCAAGCAGGTGAGCAGCGTCAAATGGTTCGCGCCGGACAATGCAGGTTGGGGCGATGCGGGCGTGATTATTCCGTGGACGCTCTACCTGATGTACGAAGACCGCGCCATTCTCGAAGACAATTATGACGCGATGAAGCGGTGGGTCGAATACTTGAAGGCGAACAGCAATAACCTCATTCGCCCGGACTACGCCAACTACGGAGATTGGCTGTCGATCAACGCGGATACGCCGAAGGATGTGCTCGCCACCGCTTATTTTGCCTACAGCGCGAAGCTGTTCTCGCAGATTGCCGGGGTGCTTGGCCGAAGCGAAGACGAACGGCGGTACCGCGAGCTGTTCGAGCAGATCGGCGAGGCGTTCGTGCGCGAGTACGTCGATGAGACGGGCATGATTCGCGGAGATACGCAAACCGTTTACGTGCTGGCGCTCTACTTCGGGCTTCTGCCGGAAAAGCTGAAGCCGCTTGCGGTGAACCGTTTGGAGCAGCTGATCCGGGAAAACGGCAACCATTTGTCCACCGGCTTCCTCGGTGTAGGGTACCTGCTGCCGGCGCTGACCGAAAACGGGCTGGAGGAGCTCGCGTACACGCTGCTGCATCAGGATACGTTCCCGTCGTGGCTTTATTCGGTGAGGCACGGCGCGACGACGATTTGGGAGCGCTGGGACGGCTGGACGGACATGGGCGGCTTCCAAGACCCCGGCATGAATTCGTTCAACCATTACTCGCTCGGCTCGGTCGGCGAATGGATGTACCGCTATATGGCCGGAATCGACGCCGACCCGCAGCAGCCGGGGTTCAAGCATATCGTCATTCACCCGAGACCGGGCGGCAGGCTGACGGAGGTGCGGGCGAGCTTCGAAAGCGGATACGGCCTGATCGGCTCGTCCTGGAAAAAAAAAGGCGACCGCTTCACGCTGGAAATCGATGTCCCGGTCAACACCACCGCCACGGTATACGTGCCCGACGGCGAGCTGACCGTGCCCGCGGGGGCCGAAGAACTGCCCGCTTCCGCAGCCGGAAAGCGGACATTCCGCGTCGGCTCCGGGCGGTATGAATTTGTAAGCCGAAGCTTGGGGTAA
- a CDS encoding ABC transporter substrate-binding protein, which translates to MNRKHAAVSIGLLAALTLAAGCTSGTVETAEPKEADPQAVPAPGNAGPVEITVYSAPGDSEESWNENFGNAIKKKFPNYTIKFINPRGNDALKIQNQITAGQNIDIYYESIGGFFSSVPDNNLQFDLTDLIKKYKVDLSRFEPTAIEAMKKSAGGQIWGLPVYTNNMILYYNKDIFDKFAVAYPKDGMTWDEVTALSKQLNKRDGGKQYMGLAVSPSHVIRMNPYSVPLVDPQSLQATINKDERWKKMFQTFFEDPASDAGYREGIQARGNKLPYTDQFTKDQTLAMFVMISTLPTLLPQDFAQVNWDMTSAPTFQDLPGTGTQSYPTYFLIPNFSKHKEEAFQIIQYLTSDEVQKENAKKGVMSVLKGDEFKTAYGQESRFKDKNLKAAFYNSFAPIMPKTKYDSIVEKAYTKSVVDLSLGNIDLNTLRRNAEEEANKGIASLANK; encoded by the coding sequence TTGAATCGAAAACATGCAGCTGTGTCGATCGGCTTGCTCGCAGCGTTAACGCTTGCGGCAGGCTGCACAAGTGGAACCGTGGAAACCGCAGAGCCCAAGGAAGCCGACCCGCAGGCCGTCCCTGCGCCCGGCAATGCCGGACCGGTGGAGATCACCGTTTATTCGGCGCCCGGCGACTCCGAGGAGTCGTGGAACGAAAATTTCGGTAACGCCATCAAGAAGAAGTTCCCGAACTATACGATCAAGTTCATCAATCCCCGCGGCAACGATGCGTTGAAAATTCAAAACCAGATCACGGCCGGGCAAAATATCGATATTTACTATGAATCGATCGGCGGCTTTTTTTCCAGTGTGCCGGACAACAACCTGCAGTTCGATTTGACCGACCTGATCAAAAAGTACAAGGTCGATTTAAGCCGTTTCGAACCTACCGCGATCGAAGCGATGAAGAAATCGGCAGGCGGGCAGATTTGGGGACTTCCGGTTTATACCAACAATATGATTTTGTATTACAATAAAGATATATTCGACAAATTTGCGGTTGCTTACCCGAAGGACGGAATGACGTGGGACGAGGTGACGGCGCTTTCAAAGCAGCTGAACAAACGGGACGGAGGCAAACAATATATGGGCCTTGCCGTTTCTCCGTCCCATGTGATCCGAATGAATCCGTATTCCGTGCCGCTTGTCGATCCTCAGTCGCTGCAGGCAACGATCAATAAGGATGAGCGATGGAAAAAAATGTTCCAGACGTTCTTCGAAGATCCGGCATCGGACGCCGGCTACAGGGAGGGGATTCAGGCGCGTGGCAACAAGTTGCCCTACACCGACCAGTTTACGAAGGATCAGACGTTGGCGATGTTCGTCATGATCTCCACCTTGCCGACACTTTTGCCGCAGGATTTCGCCCAGGTCAACTGGGATATGACGTCCGCGCCGACGTTCCAGGATTTGCCCGGCACAGGCACGCAAAGCTACCCGACGTACTTTCTGATCCCGAACTTCAGCAAACATAAGGAAGAGGCTTTTCAAATTATCCAGTACTTGACCTCCGATGAAGTGCAAAAGGAAAACGCGAAAAAAGGGGTCATGTCCGTGCTGAAAGGCGACGAATTCAAAACCGCCTACGGACAGGAAAGCCGGTTTAAGGATAAAAACCTTAAGGCCGCATTTTACAACTCCTTTGCTCCGATCATGCCGAAAACGAAATACGATTCGATTGTGGAAAAAGCATATACGAAATCGGTGGTCGATCTGTCCCTGGGAAACATAGATCTGAACACGCTGCGGCGGAATGCGGAGGAGGAGGCAAACAAAGGGATTGCAAGTCTCGCCAATAAATAA
- a CDS encoding DUF5060 domain-containing protein: MNGGNADYGEKQTEVERWGRFEIGFRGPEEGNPFREVSFRAAFRHGNRVVEADGFYDGGGVYKLRFMPDAEGEWSFVTYSSCHELGGLRGSFRVIPPGPANHGPIRVKDTYRFEYEDGTPYLPFGTTLYHWFHHGSEEEERQTLETLAASPFNKARMCVLPTGAMDPPMLAFAGNRTGGHDVSRFNPDFFAHLERRIEDLQRLGIEADVILFHPYDQEVWGFEQMEPETEEAYLRYVIARLSAYRNVWWSIANEYDFNKHKTVADWDRLLRFVQARDPYGRLRSIHNGTKMYDYERTSTYDFSKPWITHQSVQHWEPGLTASWLKTHRKPLVLDEMCYEGNAPRRWGNISGEELVRRFWETMVQGGYASHGEVFFEKSDWISKGGRLIGDSPQRIAFLRKLMEQGLPDVWRPEGERELFWHYFGISRPSSWELKLPEGKAYAVDLVDTWEMTVERLTWLAKGECSIGLPGKSYMALRLRQVQ, from the coding sequence ATGAACGGCGGCAATGCGGATTACGGCGAAAAACAAACGGAAGTCGAGCGTTGGGGCCGGTTCGAAATCGGCTTCCGCGGTCCGGAAGAGGGCAATCCGTTCCGCGAGGTTTCATTCCGCGCTGCCTTTCGCCACGGCAATCGGGTGGTGGAGGCGGACGGCTTTTACGACGGCGGCGGCGTCTACAAGCTGCGCTTCATGCCCGATGCCGAAGGGGAATGGAGCTTCGTGACGTACAGCAGCTGCCACGAGCTTGGCGGTCTGAGGGGGAGCTTTCGCGTCATCCCTCCGGGCCCGGCCAATCATGGACCGATTCGCGTCAAGGATACGTACCGCTTCGAATACGAGGACGGTACGCCTTATCTTCCGTTCGGCACGACGCTGTACCATTGGTTTCACCATGGCAGCGAAGAGGAGGAGCGGCAGACGCTGGAGACGCTGGCCGCTTCACCGTTCAATAAGGCGCGCATGTGCGTGCTGCCGACCGGGGCGATGGATCCGCCAATGCTCGCGTTCGCCGGAAACCGGACCGGCGGTCATGACGTCAGCCGGTTTAATCCGGACTTTTTCGCCCATCTGGAGCGGCGCATCGAAGATTTGCAGCGGCTTGGAATCGAGGCGGACGTCATCCTTTTTCACCCGTACGATCAGGAAGTGTGGGGGTTCGAGCAGATGGAGCCGGAGACGGAGGAGGCATATTTGCGTTATGTAATTGCGCGGCTGTCCGCTTACCGGAACGTCTGGTGGTCGATCGCCAACGAATACGATTTCAACAAGCATAAAACGGTGGCGGACTGGGACCGGCTGCTTCGCTTCGTGCAGGCGCGCGATCCTTACGGCCGTCTGCGTTCGATTCATAATGGGACCAAAATGTACGATTACGAACGCACTTCCACCTACGACTTCTCCAAGCCGTGGATAACGCATCAGAGCGTGCAGCATTGGGAGCCCGGCCTGACGGCAAGCTGGCTGAAAACACACAGGAAGCCGCTCGTCCTCGACGAAATGTGCTACGAAGGGAACGCGCCCCGCAGATGGGGGAACATTTCCGGCGAGGAGCTTGTGCGGCGTTTTTGGGAAACGATGGTGCAGGGAGGGTATGCTTCCCATGGCGAAGTGTTTTTCGAAAAAAGCGACTGGATCTCCAAAGGAGGCCGGCTGATCGGAGACAGCCCGCAGCGGATCGCCTTTTTGCGGAAGCTTATGGAGCAAGGGCTGCCGGATGTGTGGCGGCCGGAGGGGGAACGCGAACTGTTTTGGCATTATTTCGGCATAAGCCGCCCGTCCTCCTGGGAGCTGAAGCTGCCGGAGGGGAAGGCATACGCCGTCGATCTGGTCGATACGTGGGAGATGACCGTGGAACGGCTCACCTGGTTAGCCAAAGGCGAATGCAGCATCGGGCTGCCGGGCAAATCGTATATGGCATTGCGTTTGAGGCAGGTGCAGTAA
- a CDS encoding DUF5605 domain-containing protein — translation MNTTWRVERWCVFELALPGMYDAPENRGARVVFRKGDRVVVAAAFGVSGGTPRIRFMPDEEGEWSYEVTGVPAGGEPACGSLLCTAPAAGNKGPVRVSGERSFAYADGTPYYPFGTTCLHGLRRENAAHTVASLTQSPFNKVRISVGLSAAEPELQALEEAIAALMQKGIEAELLLDIEDRDQGGIARKQRTGREGGPESGQRDGWTPDGGPEPVEQAGSTPEGGPELRQRDEWTPDGGLEPGERDRRLEQLAARFAAYRNVWWALRPGDQGRNGCSRSWRERERLLRIIRENDPYGHLLTIHSDEPLTDFGDRAITHVSLRSGDPSQTSAYAQLHGKPVILDECGCEGNAPAREASLPGEEMVSRIWTAVCRGGYAGHGEMLLPGAKEDAAYEEPGGLTGRSEDDSLTYAARIGAASPAQSEESAASRAEAPNPGAEGEAAAPGCIAAPSRGNTCWHTHGGAVRGEASARIAFLRGILEAAPTGLRYMPEFYDAATIGMDGVYYLQYFGIHRFPYRQFELPEGRYAVDIVDTWNMTVLTLPVLYEGSMRIELPSQPYYALRIRSTAAREGALQGAAISEKDREALRQRAEENDNFIRPAKRMGAIGTEGAR, via the coding sequence GTGAATACCACCTGGCGGGTTGAGCGATGGTGTGTGTTTGAACTCGCTTTGCCCGGTATGTACGATGCCCCGGAAAACCGGGGAGCGAGAGTCGTTTTTCGCAAAGGAGACAGAGTCGTCGTGGCGGCGGCTTTCGGCGTTTCCGGCGGTACGCCCCGCATCCGGTTTATGCCGGATGAAGAAGGCGAATGGTCTTACGAGGTGACGGGCGTTCCGGCGGGAGGCGAGCCGGCTTGCGGCAGCCTGCTTTGCACGGCCCCGGCCGCCGGCAACAAGGGGCCGGTTCGCGTTTCCGGCGAACGTTCCTTTGCCTACGCCGACGGAACGCCGTATTATCCGTTCGGCACAACGTGCTTGCACGGGCTGCGGCGGGAAAACGCGGCGCACACAGTGGCGTCGCTTACGCAAAGTCCGTTCAACAAGGTTCGGATAAGCGTCGGGCTCAGCGCCGCGGAGCCGGAGCTGCAGGCGCTGGAAGAAGCGATAGCGGCGCTGATGCAAAAGGGCATAGAAGCGGAGCTGCTGCTCGACATTGAAGACAGGGATCAAGGCGGTATTGCGCGGAAACAACGTACGGGGCGGGAGGGTGGACCGGAGTCCGGACAGCGGGATGGTTGGACGCCGGACGGTGGACCGGAGCCCGTGGAGCAGGCCGGCTCGACGCCGGAAGGCGGACCGGAGCTTAGGCAGCGGGATGAATGGACGCCGGACGGTGGACTGGAGCCCGGGGAGCGGGACCGCAGGCTCGAACAGCTGGCCGCCCGTTTTGCCGCGTACCGCAATGTGTGGTGGGCTTTGCGGCCCGGAGATCAGGGACGAAACGGGTGCTCGCGCTCGTGGCGGGAGAGGGAACGATTGCTCCGGATCATTCGGGAGAACGATCCGTACGGCCATCTGCTGACGATCCACAGCGACGAACCTTTAACGGATTTCGGCGACCGCGCGATTACGCACGTCAGCCTGCGAAGCGGTGACCCGAGTCAAACGTCGGCTTATGCGCAATTGCACGGCAAGCCGGTCATCCTCGACGAATGCGGCTGCGAAGGAAACGCGCCGGCGCGGGAAGCGAGCCTGCCCGGCGAGGAAATGGTCAGCCGCATATGGACCGCCGTATGCCGGGGAGGCTACGCGGGACACGGCGAGATGCTGCTGCCGGGCGCGAAGGAGGATGCCGCTTACGAGGAGCCAGGCGGTTTAACCGGGCGATCGGAGGACGATTCCTTGACGTACGCTGCGCGTATCGGGGCCGCCTCGCCGGCGCAGAGCGAAGAGTCCGCGGCATCCCGAGCCGAAGCTCCGAACCCCGGGGCGGAAGGCGAAGCGGCCGCACCGGGCTGCATTGCGGCACCCTCCCGCGGCAACACCTGCTGGCACACGCACGGAGGCGCGGTGCGCGGGGAGGCGTCAGCCCGCATCGCGTTTCTTCGCGGCATCCTGGAAGCCGCGCCCACGGGCCTGCGGTATATGCCGGAATTTTACGACGCCGCCACGATAGGGATGGACGGCGTGTATTACTTGCAATATTTCGGCATTCACCGGTTTCCGTACCGGCAGTTCGAACTGCCGGAAGGACGTTATGCCGTGGATATCGTGGACACATGGAACATGACGGTTCTGACGCTGCCGGTTCTCTATGAAGGCAGCATGCGCATAGAGCTGCCGTCGCAGCCCTACTACGCGCTGCGCATCCGCAGCACGGCCGCAAGAGAGGGCGCTTTGCAAGGAGCTGCGATCAGCGAGAAGGACAGAGAGGCGCTTAGGCAGCGAGCGGAGGAAAACGACAATTTCATACGCCCGGCGAAGCGGATGGGTGCCATAGGAACGGAGGGAGCACGATGA
- a CDS encoding FGGY family carbohydrate kinase yields MEKQWIIAVDQSTSGTKALLIDRSGVVRSKFSLDHRQFYPKPGWAEHDPLEIYGNVVTAIREVLREAEAVPQQLAAIAITNQRETAVVWDGDTGEPVYNAIVWQCRRTAAFCDGLKQDGHERTVQGKTGLVIDPYFSASKFRWILDHAEPVVSGRARKLLAGTIDSWLIWKLTGGAVHATDYTNASRTSLFNIHSLQWDPELIRLFGVGGVTLPEPRPSDAVYGHTADPALFAEQVPICGVIGDSQAALFGQMCHRPGMAKATYGTGTSVMMNTGARPANPANGLVATIAWGCGGKVDYALEGIIHSTGDCVKWVRDQLGLFADYADAEAQAAELADNEGVYLVPAFVGLGAPYWAPNARAALVGMSRRTDRRHIIRAAFESIAYQVRETVELMEAEAGVPLQELRADGGATGNRFVMQFQADLLQTRLVQGAVPELSAIGCAMLGGLGSGFWSGPEQLAELIPSGGEYAPLMERAVRDAYYAGWKNAVRAVIA; encoded by the coding sequence ATGGAGAAGCAATGGATTATCGCCGTTGACCAAAGCACCTCGGGTACAAAAGCTCTGCTGATCGACCGCAGCGGCGTCGTTCGCTCCAAGTTTTCGCTCGATCACAGGCAGTTTTACCCTAAACCCGGCTGGGCGGAGCACGATCCGCTGGAAATTTACGGCAACGTAGTGACGGCGATTCGCGAGGTGTTGCGGGAGGCGGAGGCGGTCCCGCAGCAGCTGGCGGCTATCGCGATCACCAACCAGCGGGAAACGGCGGTCGTCTGGGACGGGGACACCGGGGAGCCCGTGTATAACGCGATCGTTTGGCAATGCCGGCGTACGGCCGCGTTTTGCGACGGGCTCAAGCAGGACGGCCATGAGCGGACGGTGCAGGGGAAGACCGGACTTGTGATCGATCCGTATTTTTCCGCGAGCAAGTTTCGCTGGATTTTGGATCATGCCGAGCCGGTTGTCTCCGGGCGGGCGAGGAAGCTGCTGGCCGGCACGATCGACAGCTGGCTCATCTGGAAGCTGACCGGCGGTGCGGTGCATGCGACCGATTATACGAACGCGAGCCGAACCTCGCTGTTCAACATTCATTCGCTGCAGTGGGATCCGGAGCTGATTCGGCTGTTCGGCGTAGGCGGCGTAACGCTGCCGGAGCCGCGGCCGAGCGATGCCGTCTACGGCCACACCGCCGACCCGGCGCTGTTTGCCGAGCAGGTGCCGATATGCGGCGTCATCGGCGACTCGCAGGCGGCGCTGTTCGGGCAGATGTGCCACCGCCCGGGCATGGCCAAGGCGACTTACGGCACCGGCACGTCCGTCATGATGAATACCGGCGCACGGCCGGCGAACCCGGCGAACGGGCTTGTTGCGACGATCGCCTGGGGATGCGGCGGCAAGGTCGACTATGCGCTGGAGGGCATCATCCACAGCACCGGCGACTGCGTGAAGTGGGTGCGCGACCAGCTCGGGCTGTTCGCCGACTACGCCGATGCGGAGGCGCAGGCGGCCGAGCTCGCGGATAACGAGGGCGTCTACCTCGTTCCTGCGTTCGTCGGGCTCGGCGCGCCGTACTGGGCGCCGAACGCGCGGGCGGCGCTCGTCGGCATGAGCCGCCGCACCGATCGGCGGCACATCATCCGCGCCGCCTTCGAAAGCATCGCCTACCAGGTGCGGGAAACGGTGGAGCTGATGGAGGCCGAGGCCGGCGTCCCTTTGCAGGAGCTGCGCGCGGACGGCGGGGCGACCGGCAACCGGTTCGTCATGCAGTTTCAGGCGGATCTGCTGCAAACGCGGCTCGTGCAGGGGGCCGTTCCCGAGCTTTCGGCCATCGGCTGCGCGATGCTCGGCGGACTCGGCAGCGGCTTCTGGAGCGGGCCGGAGCAGCTCGCCGAGCTGATTCCGAGCGGCGGCGAGTATGCGCCGCTCATGGAGCGGGCGGTCCGCGACGCCTATTATGCAGGCTGGAAAAACGCCGTTCGCGCGGTGATTGCGTAG
- a CDS encoding transketolase family protein, giving the protein MNQIANRQALCEKLLELARKDRDIVLLASDSRGSASMVPFVKELPEQFVETGIAEQNIVGIAAGLAHSGKKPWVTSPACFLSMRAIEQVKVDVAYSATNVKLIGISGGVSYGALGMSHHSLQDIAVTRAIPGLAVILPADRHETKRMTEALAAHEGGVYVRIGRNPVEDSYESDDYPFEIGKAVTMREGNDVTLIAAGETVRVALDAADLLRADGVGCRVLNMHTIKPLDTEAILKAAEETGRIITLEEHSIYGGLGAAVAETVVQHRPVPMRILGIPDEPAITGKTSEVFAHYGISAANVRTVALAMSGKG; this is encoded by the coding sequence ATGAACCAAATAGCGAACAGACAGGCGCTTTGCGAAAAACTGCTCGAGCTTGCGAGGAAGGACCGCGATATCGTGCTGCTCGCCAGCGACTCGCGGGGCTCGGCGTCGATGGTGCCGTTTGTCAAGGAGCTGCCGGAGCAGTTCGTCGAAACCGGCATCGCCGAGCAAAATATCGTCGGCATCGCCGCGGGGCTGGCGCATTCCGGGAAAAAGCCGTGGGTGACATCCCCGGCGTGTTTTCTGAGCATGCGCGCGATCGAGCAGGTGAAGGTGGACGTGGCTTATTCCGCCACGAACGTGAAGCTGATCGGCATCAGCGGGGGCGTCAGCTACGGCGCGCTAGGCATGTCGCACCATTCGCTGCAGGATATCGCCGTCACCCGGGCGATTCCGGGGCTGGCGGTCATCCTGCCGGCGGACCGGCACGAAACGAAGCGGATGACCGAAGCGCTTGCTGCGCACGAAGGCGGCGTTTATGTGCGGATCGGACGCAACCCGGTCGAGGACAGCTACGAGTCGGACGATTACCCGTTCGAAATCGGCAAGGCGGTCACGATGCGGGAAGGCAATGACGTAACGCTGATTGCAGCCGGGGAAACGGTACGTGTGGCGCTGGACGCCGCAGACCTGCTCCGCGCGGATGGGGTCGGCTGCCGCGTGCTCAATATGCATACGATCAAGCCGCTCGATACGGAGGCGATTTTAAAGGCGGCGGAGGAAACCGGACGGATCATTACGCTGGAGGAGCACAGCATTTATGGCGGACTCGGTGCGGCCGTAGCCGAAACGGTCGTGCAGCACCGCCCGGTGCCGATGCGGATACTCGGCATTCCCGACGAGCCGGCGATCACCGGCAAAACGTCGGAGGTGTTTGCGCATTACGGCATCAGCGCGGCGAACGTCCGTACCGTGGCGCTGGCGATGTCTGGCAAGGGGTGA
- a CDS encoding transketolase: MNIDELRRKAVQIRMDLLRMIHHAKTGHTGSSLSNTDILVALYYGVMRVDAARPKWEERDRFIASKGHAVESLYCILADKGFFPKEELKTYSRFGSRLIGHPNNKVPGVEMNTGALGHGLSIAVGMAKAAKMDGKPYRVYTLMGDGEQAEGSVWEAAMAGAHYKLDNLIGIIDRNKLQISGTTEEVMGLEPLEEKWAAFGWNVVPVNGNDMAELVDALQAAPREAGKPILLMAYTTKGKGVSFAENVPHWHHHVPSDAELEQALAELAGQLQEIAGDRV, encoded by the coding sequence ATGAATATCGACGAATTGCGGCGAAAAGCGGTGCAGATCCGCATGGACCTGCTGCGCATGATCCATCATGCGAAAACGGGCCATACCGGCTCGTCGCTCAGCAATACGGACATTTTGGTCGCTCTTTATTACGGGGTGATGCGAGTGGACGCCGCCCGCCCGAAATGGGAGGAGCGCGACCGCTTTATCGCAAGCAAGGGGCATGCCGTCGAATCGCTGTACTGCATTTTGGCGGACAAAGGGTTTTTCCCGAAGGAGGAGCTTAAGACGTACAGCCGTTTCGGTTCGCGGCTCATCGGGCATCCGAACAACAAGGTGCCGGGAGTCGAGATGAACACCGGGGCGCTCGGACACGGGCTGTCGATTGCGGTGGGCATGGCGAAGGCGGCGAAAATGGACGGCAAGCCGTATCGGGTCTACACGCTGATGGGTGACGGCGAGCAGGCGGAAGGATCGGTGTGGGAGGCGGCGATGGCCGGGGCCCATTACAAGCTCGACAACCTGATCGGCATCATCGACCGCAACAAGCTGCAGATCAGCGGCACGACCGAGGAGGTCATGGGGCTGGAGCCGCTTGAGGAAAAGTGGGCCGCGTTCGGCTGGAACGTCGTCCCCGTTAACGGCAACGACATGGCGGAGTTGGTGGATGCGCTGCAGGCCGCTCCGCGCGAGGCGGGAAAGCCGATTTTGCTGATGGCGTACACGACCAAGGGCAAAGGCGTGTCGTTTGCGGAAAATGTGCCGCATTGGCACCATCATGTGCCAAGCGACGCCGAGCTGGAGCAGGCGCTGGCCGAGCTTGCGGGACAATTGCAGGAGATTGCGGGGGATCGGGTATGA